A section of the Aythya fuligula isolate bAytFul2 chromosome 9, bAytFul2.pri, whole genome shotgun sequence genome encodes:
- the EIF2A gene encoding eukaryotic translation initiation factor 2A isoform X1 has product MAPPTPLLAVRGSEGLYMVNGPPAFTESTAFQRDSGKNCKAVTFSKDGSLFAWCNGEKVNIFNVTSAELLRSFDLPKVVCLEFSPKNNVLATWQAYTTAKDGTAGVPNLQLYDVKTGKCLKSFIQKKMQNWCPCWADDESICARNVNNEVHFFENNNFNTIANKLHLQKVNDFVLSPGAQPTKVAVYVPGSKGAPSFVRLYQYPNFGGPQSALANKSFFKADKVTMLWNKKATAVLVIASTEVDKTGASYYGEQTLHYIATNGESAVVQLPKNGPIYDVVWNPNSVEFCAVYGFMPAKATVFNLKCDPVFDFGTGPRNAAYYSPHGHILVLAGFGNLRGQMEVWDVKNYKLVSKPVASDSTYFAWCPDGEHIVTATCAPRLRVSNGYKIWHYTGSLLHHYEVPANEEMWQVFWQPFLDGVFPVKAVKYQAVPSELPSAEPKPAQAYRPPALRNKPVTSSKLHEDEPPQNMKPQSGSSEKPLSKTALKNQKKHEAKKAAKQEAKADSNQESTQSSASQSTPRSAVPAVTSGDPETDKKIKNLKKKLKAIEQLKEQAAAGKQLEKNQLEKIQKETALLQELEDLELGL; this is encoded by the exons ATGGCGCCGCCCACGCCGCTGCTGGCAG TGAGAGGATCTGAAGGGCTTTACATGGTGAACGGGCCGCCTGCTTTCACAGAGAGTACGGCGTTTCAGAG GGACTCTGGAAAAAATTGCAAAGCTGTTACTTTTAGCAAGGACGGTTCCCTCTTTGCCTGGTGCAATGGAGAAAA agtgaatatttttaatgtcacCAGTGCTGAATTACTGCGTTCCTTTGATCTTCCAAAAGTAGTTTGCCTTGAATTCTCACCAAAGAATAATGTTCTAGCCACGTGGCAGGCCTATACAA CTGCTAAAGATGGCACAGCAGGGGTGCCCAACCTACAACTTTACGATGTGAAAACTGGGAAGTGTTTGAAGTCTTTCATCCAGAAAAAGATGCAGAACTG gtgtccctgctgggcAGACGATGAAAGCATTTGTGCCAGGAATGTAAACAATGAAGTGCACTTCTTTGAGAACAACAACTTCA ACACTATTGCAAATAAGCTGCATTTGCAAAAGGTTAATGATTTTGTGTTATCTCCAGGAGCACAGCCAACCAAG GTTGCAGTGTATGTTCCAGGCAGTAAAGGTGCACCGTCGTTTGTTAGACTCTACCAGTATCCCAACTTCGGTGGACCTCAGTCTGCACTCGCCaataaaagtttctttaaagCTGACAAGGTGACAATGCTATGGAACAAAAAAG CCACAGCTGTGCTAGTAATAGCTAGTACAGAAGTTGATAAAACAGGTGCTTCGTACTATGGAGAGCAAACTCTGCACTACATTGCAACGAATGGAGAAAGTGCGGTCGTACAACTAC cTAAAAATGGCCCTATTTATGATGTTGTTTGGAACCCCAATTCAGTCGAGTTTTGTGCTGTGTATGGTTTTATGCCTGCCAAAGCAAcagtttttaatctgaaatgtGACCCTGTGTTTGATTTTGGAACCGGTCCTCGCAATGCTGCTTACTACAGCCCCCACGGACACATCCTAGTACTAGCAGGATTTGGAAATCTCAGGGGACAGATGGAAGTGTGGGACGTTAAAAACTACAAACTCGTTTCCAAACCAGTAGCCTCGGATTCCACATACTTCGCTTGGTGTCCTGACGGGGAGCACATTGTAACTGCTACCTGTGCTCCCAGGCTACGAGTCAGTAATGGCTACAAGATATGGCACTACACTGGCTCTCTTTTACACCACTATGAAGTTCcagcaaatgaagaaatgtgGCAGGTTTTCTGGCAGCCATTTTTGGATGGAGTATTCCCAGTGAAAGCAGTGAAGTACCAAGCAGTTCCGAGTGAATTGCCGAGCGCTGAGCCAAAACCTGCCCAGGCATACAGACCTCCGGCCTTGAGAAACAAACCTGTGACAAGTTCCAAGCTT CATGAGGATGAGCCACCTCAGAACATGAAACCACAGTCAGGAAGCAGTGAAAAGCCACTCTCTAAAACAGCTctcaaaaatcaaaagaaacatgaagcaaagaaagctgcTAAACAG GAAGCCAAAGCTGATAGCAACCAGGAATCTACACAGTCCTCAGCGTCTCAGAGCACACCACGGagtgctgtgcctgctgtgaCATCAGGAGATCCTGAAACTGACAAGAAGATAAAGAACTTAAAAAAG aaactaAAGGCAAttgagcagctgaaggaacaagcagctgctggcaagCAGCTAGAGAAGAATCAG TTGGAGAAGATTCAGAAAGAAACTGCTCTCCTTCAGGAATTGGAGGACTTAGAACTGGGTCTCTGA
- the EIF2A gene encoding eukaryotic translation initiation factor 2A isoform X2, whose translation MVNGPPAFTESTAFQRDSGKNCKAVTFSKDGSLFAWCNGEKVNIFNVTSAELLRSFDLPKVVCLEFSPKNNVLATWQAYTTAKDGTAGVPNLQLYDVKTGKCLKSFIQKKMQNWCPCWADDESICARNVNNEVHFFENNNFNTIANKLHLQKVNDFVLSPGAQPTKVAVYVPGSKGAPSFVRLYQYPNFGGPQSALANKSFFKADKVTMLWNKKATAVLVIASTEVDKTGASYYGEQTLHYIATNGESAVVQLPKNGPIYDVVWNPNSVEFCAVYGFMPAKATVFNLKCDPVFDFGTGPRNAAYYSPHGHILVLAGFGNLRGQMEVWDVKNYKLVSKPVASDSTYFAWCPDGEHIVTATCAPRLRVSNGYKIWHYTGSLLHHYEVPANEEMWQVFWQPFLDGVFPVKAVKYQAVPSELPSAEPKPAQAYRPPALRNKPVTSSKLHEDEPPQNMKPQSGSSEKPLSKTALKNQKKHEAKKAAKQEAKADSNQESTQSSASQSTPRSAVPAVTSGDPETDKKIKNLKKKLKAIEQLKEQAAAGKQLEKNQLEKIQKETALLQELEDLELGL comes from the exons ATGGTGAACGGGCCGCCTGCTTTCACAGAGAGTACGGCGTTTCAGAG GGACTCTGGAAAAAATTGCAAAGCTGTTACTTTTAGCAAGGACGGTTCCCTCTTTGCCTGGTGCAATGGAGAAAA agtgaatatttttaatgtcacCAGTGCTGAATTACTGCGTTCCTTTGATCTTCCAAAAGTAGTTTGCCTTGAATTCTCACCAAAGAATAATGTTCTAGCCACGTGGCAGGCCTATACAA CTGCTAAAGATGGCACAGCAGGGGTGCCCAACCTACAACTTTACGATGTGAAAACTGGGAAGTGTTTGAAGTCTTTCATCCAGAAAAAGATGCAGAACTG gtgtccctgctgggcAGACGATGAAAGCATTTGTGCCAGGAATGTAAACAATGAAGTGCACTTCTTTGAGAACAACAACTTCA ACACTATTGCAAATAAGCTGCATTTGCAAAAGGTTAATGATTTTGTGTTATCTCCAGGAGCACAGCCAACCAAG GTTGCAGTGTATGTTCCAGGCAGTAAAGGTGCACCGTCGTTTGTTAGACTCTACCAGTATCCCAACTTCGGTGGACCTCAGTCTGCACTCGCCaataaaagtttctttaaagCTGACAAGGTGACAATGCTATGGAACAAAAAAG CCACAGCTGTGCTAGTAATAGCTAGTACAGAAGTTGATAAAACAGGTGCTTCGTACTATGGAGAGCAAACTCTGCACTACATTGCAACGAATGGAGAAAGTGCGGTCGTACAACTAC cTAAAAATGGCCCTATTTATGATGTTGTTTGGAACCCCAATTCAGTCGAGTTTTGTGCTGTGTATGGTTTTATGCCTGCCAAAGCAAcagtttttaatctgaaatgtGACCCTGTGTTTGATTTTGGAACCGGTCCTCGCAATGCTGCTTACTACAGCCCCCACGGACACATCCTAGTACTAGCAGGATTTGGAAATCTCAGGGGACAGATGGAAGTGTGGGACGTTAAAAACTACAAACTCGTTTCCAAACCAGTAGCCTCGGATTCCACATACTTCGCTTGGTGTCCTGACGGGGAGCACATTGTAACTGCTACCTGTGCTCCCAGGCTACGAGTCAGTAATGGCTACAAGATATGGCACTACACTGGCTCTCTTTTACACCACTATGAAGTTCcagcaaatgaagaaatgtgGCAGGTTTTCTGGCAGCCATTTTTGGATGGAGTATTCCCAGTGAAAGCAGTGAAGTACCAAGCAGTTCCGAGTGAATTGCCGAGCGCTGAGCCAAAACCTGCCCAGGCATACAGACCTCCGGCCTTGAGAAACAAACCTGTGACAAGTTCCAAGCTT CATGAGGATGAGCCACCTCAGAACATGAAACCACAGTCAGGAAGCAGTGAAAAGCCACTCTCTAAAACAGCTctcaaaaatcaaaagaaacatgaagcaaagaaagctgcTAAACAG GAAGCCAAAGCTGATAGCAACCAGGAATCTACACAGTCCTCAGCGTCTCAGAGCACACCACGGagtgctgtgcctgctgtgaCATCAGGAGATCCTGAAACTGACAAGAAGATAAAGAACTTAAAAAAG aaactaAAGGCAAttgagcagctgaaggaacaagcagctgctggcaagCAGCTAGAGAAGAATCAG TTGGAGAAGATTCAGAAAGAAACTGCTCTCCTTCAGGAATTGGAGGACTTAGAACTGGGTCTCTGA
- the SERP1 gene encoding stress-associated endoplasmic reticulum protein 1, translating into MVAKQRIRMANEKHSKNITQRGNVAKTSRTAPEEKASVGPWLLALFIFVVCGSAIFQIIQSIRMGM; encoded by the exons ATGGTGGCCAAGCAGCGCATCCGCATGGCCAACGAGAAGCACAGCAAGAACATCACCCAGCGCGGGAACGTCGCCAAGACCTCG AGGACGGCCCCGGAGGAGAAGGCGTCGGTGGGGCCGTGGCTGCTGGCGCTGTTCATCTTCGTGGTGTGCGGATCAG CCATCTTCCAGATCATCCAGAGCATCAGGATGGGCATGTGA